One part of the Pirellulales bacterium genome encodes these proteins:
- a CDS encoding DUF1501 domain-containing protein — MTLNANLAQLLTRRAFFGRAASGIGTAALASLLNERLFAAENGPSPKRHGALDAIHFTPKAKHVIYLFMSGGPSHIDLFDYKPALKQHHGEELPASVRMGQRVTGMTAGQKSFPCVAPMFEFSQHGQCGAWVSELLPNVAHIVDDIAIVKSLNTEAINHDPATTYIMTGAQQPGRPSLGGWLSYGIGSENDNLPAFIVMISQGSGNKTDQPIFSRLWGSGFLPTRHQGVRLHSGNDPVLYLSDPPGIDRAMRRRMLDGVEVLNRLAVESFGDPEIETRIAQYEMAYRMQASVPDLTDLSAETQDTLEAYGIDGGGIDGGGSDGGFARNCLLARRMVERGVRFVQLMHRGWDQHGNLPKQIRGQCRDVDRPSAALVADLKARGLLDETLVIWGGEFGRTVYSQGQLTAENYGRDHHGRCFSMWLAGGGIKPGISYGETDDFCYNIVRDGMHLHDLNATLLECLGIDHTRLTFRFQGRDFRLTDVHGNVVKPLLA; from the coding sequence ATGACGTTGAATGCCAACCTTGCCCAACTTCTCACTCGCCGCGCCTTCTTCGGCCGCGCGGCCAGCGGCATCGGCACCGCCGCTCTTGCCTCGCTTCTCAACGAGCGGCTGTTCGCGGCGGAAAACGGTCCGTCGCCAAAGCGGCATGGCGCGCTCGACGCGATTCACTTCACGCCCAAGGCGAAACACGTCATCTACCTGTTCATGTCAGGTGGACCGTCGCACATCGACTTGTTCGATTACAAGCCGGCGCTGAAGCAGCATCACGGCGAGGAGTTGCCCGCATCGGTGCGCATGGGACAGCGTGTGACCGGTATGACGGCCGGGCAAAAGTCGTTTCCCTGCGTGGCGCCGATGTTCGAGTTTTCGCAGCATGGGCAGTGCGGGGCCTGGGTCAGCGAGCTGTTGCCAAACGTGGCCCATATCGTCGACGACATCGCCATCGTCAAATCGCTGAACACGGAGGCCATCAATCACGATCCGGCCACCACCTATATCATGACGGGCGCTCAGCAGCCCGGCCGGCCCAGCCTGGGCGGCTGGTTGAGCTATGGCATCGGCAGCGAGAACGACAATTTGCCCGCTTTCATCGTCATGATCTCGCAGGGCAGCGGCAACAAGACCGACCAGCCGATCTTCTCGCGCCTCTGGGGAAGCGGCTTCCTGCCGACGCGGCACCAGGGAGTGCGCCTGCACTCGGGAAACGATCCGGTGCTGTACCTTTCCGACCCGCCGGGTATCGATCGCGCCATGCGCCGTCGCATGCTCGACGGCGTCGAAGTGCTCAACCGACTGGCGGTCGAGTCGTTCGGCGATCCCGAAATCGAGACCCGCATCGCCCAATATGAAATGGCCTATCGCATGCAGGCGTCGGTGCCCGACCTGACCGACCTGTCCGCGGAAACGCAAGACACGCTGGAGGCCTACGGCATCGACGGCGGCGGTATCGACGGCGGCGGCAGCGACGGCGGCTTTGCGCGGAATTGCTTGTTGGCCCGGCGGATGGTCGAGCGCGGCGTGCGTTTCGTGCAGTTGATGCATCGCGGTTGGGACCAGCACGGCAACCTGCCGAAACAGATTCGCGGGCAGTGCCGCGACGTCGACCGGCCCAGCGCCGCACTCGTGGCCGACCTCAAGGCCCGCGGGCTGCTCGACGAGACGTTGGTGATTTGGGGCGGCGAATTCGGCCGCACCGTTTACAGCCAAGGGCAATTGACCGCGGAGAACTATGGCCGAGATCATCACGGCCGCTGTTTCAGCATGTGGCTGGCCGGCGGCGGAATCAAGCCGGGCATCAGCTACGGCGAAACCGACGATTTCTGTTACAACATCGTTCGGGACGGCATGCATCTGCACGACCTGAACGCCACGCTGCTCGAGTGTCTGGGCATCGATCACACGCGGCTCACCTTCCGCTTCCAAGGGCGCGACTTCCGCTTGACCGACGTTCATGGCAACGTCGTCAAGCCGTTGTTGGCGTGA
- a CDS encoding alpha/beta hydrolase, producing MNPIAFFISLFVAVAASGMAAAAEPLVVDLWPGKPPGDVGIERQESTRMYESALLDKPTKLITNVSRPTLTIYPAAKNANTRAAMIICPGGGYHDLFWELEGEEVAAWLNSQGMTGIILKYRVPRRAGDAKGEPPLGPLCDAQRAVSLVRSRCAEWGTDPHRIGIVGFSAGGHLALATAANFDKRTYDPVDAVDESSCRPDFAVACYSGYLKAKDQDELSPSIHISRVPAGMPPVLLAHCSDDKISDAEHSVIMYLALKRAGVPAELHVFASGNHDFGVRQNEKLPSIWTELCVRWLRSLKLLPPRGGR from the coding sequence ATGAACCCAATCGCCTTCTTTATTTCGCTGTTCGTGGCCGTGGCGGCAAGCGGCATGGCGGCCGCCGCGGAGCCGTTGGTCGTCGATCTCTGGCCGGGGAAACCGCCGGGCGACGTCGGCATCGAGAGGCAGGAGAGCACCCGCATGTACGAGTCGGCGTTGCTCGACAAGCCGACCAAGCTGATTACGAACGTCAGCCGGCCGACGCTGACCATCTATCCCGCGGCGAAAAACGCGAACACCCGCGCCGCCATGATCATCTGTCCGGGCGGCGGATACCACGACTTGTTTTGGGAACTGGAAGGCGAGGAGGTGGCGGCGTGGCTCAATTCCCAGGGCATGACCGGCATCATTCTCAAATATCGCGTGCCGCGGCGAGCGGGCGACGCGAAGGGCGAGCCGCCGCTCGGCCCGCTTTGCGACGCCCAGCGCGCCGTCAGCCTGGTCCGCAGCCGCTGTGCCGAGTGGGGGACCGATCCCCACCGCATCGGCATCGTTGGCTTCTCGGCGGGCGGCCACCTCGCCCTTGCCACGGCCGCGAATTTCGACAAGCGGACCTACGATCCCGTCGACGCCGTCGATGAATCAAGCTGCCGGCCCGATTTCGCCGTGGCGTGCTATTCGGGCTACTTGAAGGCGAAAGACCAGGACGAACTTTCTCCGAGCATTCACATCTCTCGCGTCCCGGCCGGCATGCCGCCCGTCCTGCTCGCTCACTGCTCCGACGACAAGATCAGCGACGCGGAGCACAGCGTCATCATGTATCTGGCTCTGAAACGCGCCGGCGTTCCCGCCGAGCTTCACGTTTTTGCCAGTGGCAACCATGATTTCGGCGTGCGGCAGAACGAAAAGCTCCCCTCGATCTGGACCGAGCTTTGCGTTCGGTGGCTGCGCAGCTTGAAGTTGTTGCCGCCGCGCGGCGGCCGGTGA